The Caldicellulosiruptor obsidiansis OB47 genome segment TAAAGCGGGTAAGAAAAAATTAAAAGAATGGTTCATCGACAAAAAAGTTCCCAGACGATGGCGCGACTCCGTTTTACTTCTTGCAAAAGACAGCGAAGTGATTGCCATATTTGATATTTATTCAAATATAGTTACCATAAATCAGAAGTACAAAATAAAACCAGATACAAAGACTTTCTTGGAAATTCAATTTACAAAAATGGAAGGAGACGGATGACAGTGAAAGACATATCGCTCAAAGTAAAAGAGATTTTAATAACTGAAGAACAGATAAGACAAAAGGTCAAAGAGCTTGGACAAAAAATTTCTGAAGATTATAAAGATAGTGACGATTTTTTGATGGTGTGTATTTTAAAAGGTGGGGTCATTTTCATGGCAGACCTTTTAAGACAGATAACAATTCCTGTTAAGATAGAGTTCATGGCAGTGTCAAGCTATGGAAACTCAACATCTTCATCGGGAATTGTAAGAATTCTTAAAGACCTTGACACAAGCATAGAAGGCAAGGATGTTTTGCTTGTTGAGGACATTGTTGACACAGGTCTGACTTTGAGGTATATAACCGAGTACTTGAGAGGAAGAAAACCAAGGAGTTTAAAAATTTGTACAATGCTTGACAAGCCCAGTAGACGAAAGGTGGATGTAGAGATACATTACAAAGGGTTTGAGATACCAGACAAGTTTGTAATTGGTTATGGGCTTGATTATGCAGGGCTTTACAGGAACCTGCCTTATATAGGCGTTTTGGAATAGAATAAAATTTAATCTTAGAATATTTGAAGGGAGTGCCTATTTACAATTGAGGAACCTATTTAAAACTGCAACAATTTATATTCTGATAGCCCTTGTGATCTTGCTACTTGTAGATATTTTAAGTGGAGGGCTTTCGTACAATCAGCTCTTTTCAAATTTGAGCGAAAGAAGAGAGGTCATTTATTCAGAGCTCATAAACGACATAAACGACGGCAAAGTGTCAAGGATTGTTCTGAGCTATAATAATGTGTCTGGACAGTATGCAGACGGCACCAAGTTTGACAATGTGTTTGTACCTTCTCCAGACAAGTTTTTGGACCAGATACAACCAGCCATCCAGGCAAAGAAGATTCAAATAGTGACAAAAGAACCGCCACAAGTACCATGGTGGCTTTCGACCTTTTTGCCAATGCTTATCTTTGCAGGGCTGATGATTTTTGTATGGATATTCATGCTGCAGCAAACACAGGGTGGCGGCAGCAAAATAATGTCGTTTACAAAATCGCGTGCAAAGACAATCCAGGATCTTAAAAAGAAGGTCACGTTTGCAGACGTTGCAGGTGCAGATGAAGAAAAAGAAGAACTCAAAGAGGTTATTGATTTTCTTAAGAATCCAAGAAAGTATATCGAACTTGGTGCAAGAATCCCGAAAGGGATTTTGCTTGTTGGACCACCTGGAACAGGTAAAACGCTTTTAGCAAAAGCAGTTGCAGGTGAAGCAGGAGTTCCGTTTTTTAGCATTTCTGGTTCTGACTTTGTTGAGATGTTTGTTGGCGTTGGTGCAGCAAGAGTAAGGGACCTTTTTGACCAGGCAAAGAGAAATTCTCCGTGTGTTGTGTTCATAGATGAGATAGATGCAGTTGGCAGACACAGGGGAGCAGGTCTTGGTGGTGGTCATGACGAAAGAGAGCAGACACTCAATCAGCTTCTTGTTGAGATGGACGGGTTTGGAACAAACGAAGGGATAATTGTAATGGCAGCAACCAACAGACCTGACATATTGGACCCTGCACTTTTGCGACCAGGTAGATTTGACAGGCAGATTGTTGTAAATGTTCCTGATGCAAAGGCAAGAGAGGAGATTTTAAAAGTTCATGCACGAAACAAGCCTCTTGGTGAAGATGTTGACCTATCTCAAATAGCAAAGATTACAGCTGGGTTTACTGGTGCTGACCTTGAAAATCTTTTAAATGAGGCTGCCCTTTTGGCAGCAAGGAAGGGTAAAAGACAGATTAACATGGAAGAGGTTCAGGAAGCCGTGGCAAAGGTGTTGATGGGACCTGAAAAAAGAAGCAGAGTTTACACTGAAAAAGAAAAGAAACTTACAGCATACCATGAAGCAGGTCATGCAATTGTTCGTACCATGATTCCAGATTCTGAACCTGTCCATGAGGTTTCCATTATACCAAGAGGGTATGCCGGTGGATACACTATGTATCTTCCAAAAGAAGACAAGTTTTATGCGTCAAAATCTGATATGATGAGAGAAATTGTGACACTTCTTGGTGGAAGGGTTGCAGAAAAGCTTGTTTTGGAAGATGTATCAACAGGTGCAGCATCTGATATAAAAAGAGCAACTAAAATTGCAAGGGACATGGTAACAAAATATGGAATGTCTGATAAGCTTGGCCCAATGACCTTTGGAACAGAGCAAGAAGAGGTGTTTTTGGGAAGGGACCTTGCACTTGCAAGGAACTACTCTGAAGAAGTTGCTGCTGAAATAGACAGGGAGATCAAGAGTATTATTGAAGAAGCCTATAAAAAGGCTGAAGAGATACTAAAACAGAACATTGATAAGCTTCACAAGGTGGCAAACGCACTTTTAGAAAAAGAAAAGCTCACGGGCGAAGAGTTCAGAAAACTTGTTTTTGAAGATGCTCAGCCACAGTTAGCTTAAAAAGGTGTGAAAGATTAAAAAAATGTAGTTGCATTTTTTCGAAAAATATAATATAATTAAATCGAAAGGACAAAGGCGTCCTGGAGTTTAAAATGGGCGTCTTTGTCCTTTTTTGTTTATATATCAAAAATCTTAAAATGGAGGGGAATTTGGTAATGAAGAATTACACCAAGGAAGACATCATTCGCATATGCAAGGAGCAGGATGTAAAATTTATTAGGCTTCAGTTTGTGGACATTTTTGGTATCTTGAAAAATGTTGCAATCACAGTTGATCAATTAGAGGCAGCGTTGAATAACGAAATTATGTTTGATGGCTCGTCAATTGAAGGATTTGTTAGAATTGAAGAGTCAGACATGTATCTGAGACCAGATTTTAACACATTCACAATTTTTCCATGGAGACCATCACCTAACAGAGTAGCAAGACTTATTTGTGATGTTTATCTTCCAGATGGAACACCTTTCCCTGGTTGTCCAAGGGGTGTTTTGAAAAAAACTCTCCAAAAGGCTGAGGAAATGGGATTTAAGTTCTTTGTAGGTCCAGAGTTAGAATTTTTCTTGTTCTTGACAGATGAGAATGGTAATCCAACTTTACAAACACACGACAATGCTGGATATTTTGACTTAGGACCAGTTGATTTAGGTGAGGATGCAAGAAGAGACATGGTATTGACATTAGAAGAGATGGGGTTTGAGATAGAAGCATCTCACCATGAGGTTGCACCTGGCCAGCATGAGATTGACTTTAAATATGACGATGCACTCTATACAGCTGACAATGTTGTGACATTCAAGCTTGTTGTAAAGACAATTGCACAAAGACATGGGCTTCATGCAACATTCATGCCAAAGCCGATATTTGGCATTAACGGTTCTGGAATGCATACAAATATGTCTCTTGCGAGAGTATCTGATGGCAAGAATGCATTTTTGGATCCAAACGATAAGCTTCAGCTTTCAAAAGAGGCATATTACTTCATTGGAGGTCTTATGAAGCATGCAAGGGAGTTTGCGCTTGTTACAAATCCTCTTGTAAATTCATATAAAAGACTTGTACCAGGGTATGAAGCGCCAGTTTATATTGCATGGTCACCAAAGAATAGAAGCCCGCTCATAAGAGTTCCAGCTAAAAGAGGTCAGGCGACAAGAATTGAATTGAGAAATCCTGACCCAGCAGCAAATCCATACCTTGCATTT includes the following:
- the ftsH gene encoding ATP-dependent zinc metalloprotease FtsH → MRNLFKTATIYILIALVILLLVDILSGGLSYNQLFSNLSERREVIYSELINDINDGKVSRIVLSYNNVSGQYADGTKFDNVFVPSPDKFLDQIQPAIQAKKIQIVTKEPPQVPWWLSTFLPMLIFAGLMIFVWIFMLQQTQGGGSKIMSFTKSRAKTIQDLKKKVTFADVAGADEEKEELKEVIDFLKNPRKYIELGARIPKGILLVGPPGTGKTLLAKAVAGEAGVPFFSISGSDFVEMFVGVGAARVRDLFDQAKRNSPCVVFIDEIDAVGRHRGAGLGGGHDEREQTLNQLLVEMDGFGTNEGIIVMAATNRPDILDPALLRPGRFDRQIVVNVPDAKAREEILKVHARNKPLGEDVDLSQIAKITAGFTGADLENLLNEAALLAARKGKRQINMEEVQEAVAKVLMGPEKRSRVYTEKEKKLTAYHEAGHAIVRTMIPDSEPVHEVSIIPRGYAGGYTMYLPKEDKFYASKSDMMREIVTLLGGRVAEKLVLEDVSTGAASDIKRATKIARDMVTKYGMSDKLGPMTFGTEQEEVFLGRDLALARNYSEEVAAEIDREIKSIIEEAYKKAEEILKQNIDKLHKVANALLEKEKLTGEEFRKLVFEDAQPQLA
- the hpt gene encoding hypoxanthine phosphoribosyltransferase, yielding MTVKDISLKVKEILITEEQIRQKVKELGQKISEDYKDSDDFLMVCILKGGVIFMADLLRQITIPVKIEFMAVSSYGNSTSSSGIVRILKDLDTSIEGKDVLLVEDIVDTGLTLRYITEYLRGRKPRSLKICTMLDKPSRRKVDVEIHYKGFEIPDKFVIGYGLDYAGLYRNLPYIGVLE
- the glnA gene encoding type I glutamate--ammonia ligase, which gives rise to MKNYTKEDIIRICKEQDVKFIRLQFVDIFGILKNVAITVDQLEAALNNEIMFDGSSIEGFVRIEESDMYLRPDFNTFTIFPWRPSPNRVARLICDVYLPDGTPFPGCPRGVLKKTLQKAEEMGFKFFVGPELEFFLFLTDENGNPTLQTHDNAGYFDLGPVDLGEDARRDMVLTLEEMGFEIEASHHEVAPGQHEIDFKYDDALYTADNVVTFKLVVKTIAQRHGLHATFMPKPIFGINGSGMHTNMSLARVSDGKNAFLDPNDKLQLSKEAYYFIGGLMKHAREFALVTNPLVNSYKRLVPGYEAPVYIAWSPKNRSPLIRVPAKRGQATRIELRNPDPAANPYLAFAAVLAAGLDGIKNKIEPPEPVEENIFEMSEEERAKRGIGSLPGSLEEAIKEFENSTLMRETLGDHIFEKYLEAKKLEWDDYRTKVHQWEIDAYLTKY